The proteins below come from a single Tenuifilum thalassicum genomic window:
- a CDS encoding DUF1987 domain-containing protein — protein MDRVEIEATMETPKVVLDKDKSLIEFAGNSLPEDVNTFYAPILEWIDKYVADPNETTEVNMRFDYYNTSSSKIILKILEKFRDIHKKGYSVVVNWHYMEDDEDMIEAGEDYAEHLKIPFKMIPIQQ, from the coding sequence ATGGATAGAGTTGAAATAGAGGCTACGATGGAAACTCCAAAAGTAGTACTCGACAAAGATAAATCACTTATAGAATTCGCAGGAAATTCTCTTCCCGAGGATGTTAACACCTTCTATGCCCCTATTCTTGAATGGATTGACAAGTATGTGGCTGACCCCAATGAAACCACAGAAGTTAACATGCGCTTTGATTACTATAACACGTCCTCCTCTAAGATCATTCTTAAAATCTTAGAAAAGTTTAGGGATATTCATAAAAAGGGATACTCCGTTGTAGTTAACTGGCACTATATGGAAGATGATGAAGACATGATTGAAGCAGGTGAGGATTATGCTGAACACCTGAAAATTCCTTTTAAAATGATTCCTATTCAACAATAA
- a CDS encoding glycoside hydrolase family 16 protein, with protein MAIPSKFKVFTNRIFGNFKNTETVEATRQALEKEYDEFNDFQNSDELKRYLELEEWVKSGEHKKVKAELSRLTFKNSEEQKTEKEFKKLSKSKSVKKFLKNNGPETPEVKRYLDLKKTVESDEFKKRKSYLLSKNKFEQSEAYTKLKEYNELKQSDRIKWYFSLLKDSKKFDEFRRWSLEFYDDFDSNNIDSQKWLTKFFWGDALLNKNYSFSNDLQNYTDKNFEIENSILRIVTRKETSEGIAWDKKFGFVPKNFHYTSGVINTGHVLRLKEGKVEAKVRVSCNPGVTHAFYLVGNTVLPEIDVFIKTDSNPFSLAGAYFTPKGNGKISKSISKIGGVKCNQEFYILGVEWNKNNIVWSINGTPYKVEKNTTPDIPMYLVLASSVNSKVDDSSLPAHFEIDWVRCYLPQQL; from the coding sequence ATGGCTATTCCTTCAAAGTTTAAAGTGTTTACTAACAGGATTTTTGGTAATTTTAAAAATACCGAAACTGTTGAAGCAACCCGTCAGGCACTTGAAAAAGAATACGATGAGTTTAACGATTTTCAAAACTCGGACGAGTTAAAGCGCTATTTAGAACTAGAAGAATGGGTAAAATCTGGTGAACATAAAAAGGTTAAGGCAGAGCTATCTCGCTTAACATTCAAAAACTCCGAAGAGCAAAAAACCGAAAAAGAATTCAAAAAACTTTCTAAATCGAAATCGGTTAAGAAATTCCTTAAAAACAACGGACCCGAAACCCCAGAAGTAAAGCGTTATCTTGATTTAAAGAAAACTGTTGAATCCGACGAGTTCAAAAAAAGGAAAAGTTACCTGCTTTCAAAAAACAAGTTTGAACAATCCGAAGCCTATACAAAGCTTAAAGAATATAATGAGTTAAAGCAGTCCGATAGAATCAAATGGTACTTTTCCCTTTTGAAGGATAGCAAAAAGTTTGACGAGTTTCGCAGATGGAGTCTTGAGTTTTACGACGATTTTGACTCAAATAACATCGACTCCCAGAAATGGTTGACTAAATTTTTCTGGGGTGATGCGCTTCTTAACAAAAACTATTCTTTCTCAAACGACTTACAAAATTACACCGACAAAAATTTTGAGATTGAGAACAGTATTCTCAGGATTGTCACCCGTAAGGAAACATCAGAGGGTATAGCCTGGGATAAAAAATTTGGGTTTGTTCCTAAAAACTTTCATTACACTTCTGGAGTGATTAACACTGGACATGTGCTCAGATTAAAGGAAGGAAAAGTTGAAGCAAAGGTTCGCGTTTCATGTAACCCAGGAGTTACTCATGCCTTTTACTTGGTTGGAAATACAGTGCTTCCTGAAATTGATGTGTTTATTAAAACCGATAGCAATCCCTTTTCGCTAGCTGGTGCATACTTTACCCCAAAAGGTAATGGAAAAATATCAAAATCCATTAGCAAAATTGGCGGAGTAAAATGCAACCAAGAGTTTTACATTTTAGGTGTTGAGTGGAACAAGAACAACATAGTTTGGAGTATTAATGGAACTCCTTACAAGGTAGAAAAAAACACCACGCCCGACATCCCAATGTACCTTGTATTAGCTTCAAGTGTAAACAGTAAAGTTGACGACTCAAGTTTACCTGCTCATTTTGAAATTGACTGGGTACGTTGCTATTTGCCACAACAACTTTAG
- the lepA gene encoding translation elongation factor 4, whose protein sequence is MENIRNFCIIAHIDHGKSTLADRLLQLTNTLTDREFQEQVLDSMDLEREKGITIKSHAIQMEYTYQGKPYKLNLIDTPGHVDFSYEVSRAIASCEGALLVVDATQGIQAQTISNLYLALNHDLEIIPVINKIDMDAAMVDEVKDQIVDLIGCKPEEILAVSAKTGQGVEEVLDAIVTRIKPPAGDPNAPLQALIFDSVFNSFRGIIAYFKVFNGTIRKGDKVKFFNTGMEYEADEVGILRLKMIPRDSISAGDVGYIISGIKDSSEVKVGDTITHVNKPCEKAIAGFEDVKPMLFAGLYPVDADEYEDLRASLEKLKLNDASITFEPESSLALGFGFRCGFLGLLHMEIVQERLYREFNMDVITTVPNVPYLVHTTKGEVIEVHNPSGLPAPTMIDYIEEPVIAAQIITKSEYLGAVIKLCIDKRGVLKNQVFLTSDRVELSFRLPLSEIVFDFYDKLKSISRGYASFDYVVDGYQEARLVKLDILLNGEGVDALSSLIHNDNAYEFGRRMCEKLKELIPRQQFDIAIQAAIGSKIIARETVKAVRKDVTAKCYGGDITRKRKLLEKQKKGKKRMRQIGTVEVPQQAFLAVLKMD, encoded by the coding sequence ATGGAGAACATTAGAAATTTCTGCATAATAGCTCATATCGATCACGGGAAGAGTACGTTAGCGGATAGACTATTACAGTTAACCAATACGCTAACTGATAGAGAGTTTCAAGAGCAGGTGCTTGATAGTATGGATCTTGAACGGGAGAAAGGGATAACTATAAAGAGCCATGCCATCCAAATGGAATATACCTATCAGGGCAAGCCATATAAGCTAAACCTTATTGATACACCAGGCCATGTCGATTTCTCGTACGAGGTTTCACGTGCAATTGCATCGTGCGAGGGCGCTCTTCTTGTTGTTGATGCAACTCAAGGAATACAGGCTCAAACCATATCAAACCTATATCTTGCATTAAATCACGATTTGGAAATCATTCCTGTGATTAACAAGATAGATATGGATGCCGCTATGGTTGATGAAGTTAAGGACCAGATTGTTGATTTAATTGGTTGTAAGCCTGAGGAGATTTTAGCGGTAAGCGCAAAAACTGGCCAGGGTGTTGAGGAAGTGCTTGACGCAATTGTTACCCGCATTAAACCTCCAGCTGGCGATCCTAATGCCCCTTTGCAAGCCCTGATTTTTGACTCGGTTTTCAACTCTTTTCGTGGCATTATCGCTTACTTTAAGGTATTTAATGGTACAATCCGAAAGGGCGATAAGGTGAAGTTCTTTAATACCGGAATGGAGTATGAAGCCGACGAGGTGGGCATTCTGCGTTTAAAAATGATTCCTCGCGATTCTATAAGTGCTGGTGATGTTGGTTATATCATTTCGGGGATTAAAGATTCAAGCGAAGTTAAAGTTGGTGATACAATAACTCATGTTAATAAACCATGCGAAAAGGCTATAGCTGGATTTGAAGATGTAAAACCCATGCTTTTTGCCGGGCTTTATCCTGTTGATGCCGATGAGTATGAAGATTTGAGAGCTTCGCTTGAGAAGCTAAAGCTGAACGATGCTTCTATAACCTTTGAGCCTGAATCGTCGTTGGCTCTTGGTTTTGGCTTCCGATGCGGTTTCCTAGGGCTGCTTCATATGGAAATAGTCCAGGAACGTTTATACAGGGAGTTTAATATGGATGTTATTACCACTGTACCAAACGTTCCATATCTTGTACATACCACAAAGGGTGAGGTGATAGAAGTCCACAATCCAAGTGGATTGCCTGCACCAACCATGATTGATTACATTGAAGAACCTGTAATCGCTGCACAAATTATTACAAAATCGGAATATCTTGGGGCTGTTATTAAGCTCTGTATTGATAAACGTGGAGTGTTGAAAAATCAGGTATTTCTGACATCCGATAGGGTTGAACTTTCCTTTAGGTTGCCTCTTAGCGAAATTGTTTTCGATTTTTACGATAAGCTAAAGTCTATATCACGTGGCTACGCATCTTTCGATTATGTTGTAGATGGCTACCAAGAGGCTCGACTAGTTAAGCTAGATATTCTGCTTAATGGCGAAGGTGTAGATGCCCTTTCCTCGCTAATTCATAACGATAATGCATACGAATTTGGCCGTAGAATGTGTGAAAAACTTAAAGAGCTAATTCCTCGCCAGCAATTTGATATTGCCATTCAGGCCGCTATTGGTTCAAAGATTATTGCACGTGAAACAGTAAAGGCTGTTCGAAAAGATGTAACTGCCAAATGTTATGGAGGTGATATAACCCGTAAGCGTAAGCTGTTGGAGAAACAGAAAAAAGGTAAAAAGCGTATGCGCCAAATTGGTACTGTTGAGGTGCCTCAGCAAGCGTTCTTGGCTGTTCTTAAGATGGATTAA
- the rmuC gene encoding DNA recombination protein RmuC codes for MEIVFLLLGLIIGASVSYLLFKSKTADTKELTQKVVSLTEMLNKKQVDLEVANDRFKRAEEDLIQLNRTLTQRQEEIIVLSNKVASFEESLRNAHQQINEQKAEIENLRAVIEAKQKDLEQARYRVVELEKENKYLNESLEKQKKDLKEIGNQFTKEFKLLADQILEDKSQRFTKINKETIDSLLKPLDENIKQFQKQVQEVYEKESKERFSLGEKVKELSELNKAISQEAKNLTEALKGQVKTQGNWGEMILESILSKSGLVKDREYTVQESLTNEDGKRFQPDVIIKYPDNRKVIIDSKVSLVAYERYSSASTPSEQQSALNDLIVSIKRHVDGLSSKNYSDLVDSLDFVMMFIPIEPAYMVAMEHDPSIWNYAYDKRVLLISPTNLIAALKLIYDLWQREYRNRNAEEIAKRGGLLYDKFANFLTNFRQIGDSIGRAQKTYDAALGQLSNGRGNLITQADQLRKLGAKTKNRIPEDFLQNENELEE; via the coding sequence ATGGAAATTGTATTTCTTCTTTTAGGCCTGATTATAGGTGCATCAGTATCGTACCTACTGTTTAAAAGCAAAACTGCCGATACCAAAGAGTTAACTCAGAAGGTTGTATCGCTAACCGAGATGCTTAACAAGAAGCAGGTTGACCTAGAAGTGGCAAACGACAGATTTAAACGCGCCGAAGAAGATTTAATTCAGCTAAATAGGACATTAACACAGCGCCAAGAGGAAATAATTGTCCTATCGAACAAGGTCGCATCCTTTGAAGAGTCTCTTAGAAATGCACATCAACAAATAAATGAGCAGAAAGCAGAGATAGAAAATCTTAGAGCTGTAATTGAAGCCAAACAAAAAGACCTAGAACAAGCACGTTACAGGGTAGTTGAGCTTGAAAAGGAGAACAAGTACTTAAATGAGTCGCTTGAGAAACAAAAAAAGGACTTAAAAGAAATTGGCAATCAGTTTACTAAAGAGTTCAAGCTATTAGCCGATCAAATACTTGAAGATAAATCGCAACGATTTACCAAAATCAACAAGGAAACAATTGACAGCCTACTGAAGCCGCTCGACGAGAACATCAAACAATTTCAGAAACAGGTTCAAGAAGTTTACGAGAAGGAGAGCAAGGAGCGTTTTTCGCTTGGCGAAAAAGTTAAGGAACTAAGTGAGCTAAACAAGGCCATTAGTCAGGAGGCCAAAAACCTTACCGAGGCGTTGAAAGGCCAGGTAAAAACTCAAGGGAACTGGGGAGAAATGATACTTGAATCGATTCTCTCAAAATCGGGGTTGGTTAAAGACAGGGAGTATACTGTACAGGAATCGCTAACAAACGAGGATGGTAAGCGTTTTCAACCCGACGTAATAATCAAATACCCCGATAATCGAAAAGTGATTATCGATTCAAAAGTGTCACTAGTAGCCTATGAGCGATATAGCTCAGCGTCGACACCATCCGAACAGCAATCGGCACTTAACGACCTAATTGTTTCAATCAAAAGGCATGTAGATGGTTTGTCGAGCAAAAACTACTCCGATTTAGTTGATTCCCTTGATTTTGTCATGATGTTTATCCCCATAGAGCCTGCCTACATGGTAGCCATGGAGCACGACCCAAGCATCTGGAACTACGCCTACGACAAACGAGTGTTACTAATAAGCCCAACAAACCTTATTGCTGCCCTCAAATTAATATACGATCTTTGGCAAAGAGAGTATCGAAATAGAAACGCAGAAGAGATTGCCAAACGGGGAGGTCTCCTCTACGATAAATTTGCAAACTTTTTGACAAATTTCAGACAAATTGGCGACAGCATAGGAAGGGCGCAGAAGACTTACGATGCGGCACTTGGCCAGCTATCTAACGGAAGGGGGAACCTAATAACGCAAGCCGACCAGCTTAGAAAGTTGGGTGCTAAAACGAAAAATAGAATTCCAGAAGATTTCTTGCAAAACGAGAATGAACTTGAAGAATAG
- a CDS encoding glycosyltransferase family 2 protein: MISVCIPVYNFDVTELVNELLAQANRINYPIEILLFDDHSHSYFRKKNEPLGLNSKVNYLEFDFNIGRSKIRNRLADVASGQWLLFLDCDVMVDDPNYLKRYIDNLPNAKVICGGRKYGPKPFRPELLLRWKYGVYRECKSAYIRQMTPYSSFISGNFVIETETFQNIRFNEELSGYGHEDTLLGIDLKRNQVDILHIDNPTIHMGLDSCKEFIEKTEQGVSNLAKILQMTPCMRKELEKSITLLKVFRFLRMIGLLLPLRWISKVYTPFIRQNLCSKRPSILIMDFYKLTILARLYTKGWRKISQP, encoded by the coding sequence ATGATTTCGGTTTGCATACCGGTTTATAATTTTGATGTTACCGAATTGGTTAATGAGCTATTAGCTCAGGCCAATCGGATAAACTATCCTATTGAAATTCTTCTGTTTGACGATCATTCTCACAGCTATTTTCGTAAAAAAAATGAGCCGTTAGGTTTAAATAGCAAGGTAAACTACTTAGAATTTGACTTTAACATAGGCCGATCAAAAATACGAAATCGTTTAGCGGATGTTGCTTCCGGACAATGGTTGCTCTTTTTAGATTGCGATGTAATGGTAGATGACCCAAATTACCTAAAACGTTATATCGACAACTTACCAAATGCAAAAGTAATTTGCGGAGGCCGAAAGTATGGTCCAAAACCATTCAGGCCAGAACTGCTTCTTAGATGGAAGTATGGTGTTTACCGAGAATGCAAATCGGCCTACATTAGGCAGATGACTCCTTACAGCTCTTTTATAAGCGGCAACTTTGTTATTGAAACCGAAACTTTTCAAAACATTCGTTTCAACGAGGAACTATCTGGTTATGGGCACGAGGATACTCTTTTGGGAATTGACCTAAAGAGGAATCAAGTAGATATCCTTCATATCGACAACCCAACCATTCATATGGGACTTGACAGTTGTAAAGAATTCATTGAAAAGACTGAGCAAGGGGTATCGAACCTGGCCAAAATACTTCAAATGACACCTTGTATGCGAAAGGAATTAGAAAAATCTATCACGCTATTAAAAGTTTTTCGTTTTTTGAGGATGATAGGGCTTCTTTTACCACTTCGTTGGATTTCTAAGGTTTACACTCCATTCATACGACAGAATCTTTGCAGCAAACGTCCATCAATTCTTATAATGGACTTTTATAAGCTAACCATTCTTGCCAGGCTATACACAAAAGGTTGGCGAAAGATAAGCCAACCTTGA
- the der gene encoding ribosome biogenesis GTPase Der encodes MGNLVAIVGRPNVGKSTFFNRLVGKRHAIVDEIAGVTRDRIYGKSDWNGVEFSVIDTGGWVENSDDIFEEEIRKQVLLAVDEADVITFLVDAQEGITDMDEAVADILRRTQKPVYLVANKVDNNNIRMQAAEFYSLGLGDPWCVSSINGSGTGDLLDEVIKHFDETPETDDAEGIPRIAVVGRPNVGKSSLINTFIGEERNIVTPIAGTTRDAIDTHYRKFGHEFIIVDTAGLRRKNRVKEDLEFYSVMRSVRAIESSDVCLLLIDATQGLERQDMNIFSLIVRNKKGVVLVVNKWDLVEKDNKTMKEYTELLKERLAPFNDIPIVFASALTKQRVFKVVEEAMQVYENRKRRVSTSELNNFLHETLEIKQPPIYKGKLVKIKYATQLPTRTPQFAFFCNLPQYVRDPYKRFLENRLRERFNFSGVPIQIYFREK; translated from the coding sequence CTTTAATCGATTGGTCGGAAAGCGTCATGCAATAGTCGATGAAATTGCAGGTGTTACACGCGATAGAATTTATGGTAAAAGCGATTGGAACGGAGTGGAGTTCTCAGTTATCGATACTGGTGGCTGGGTGGAAAATTCCGACGATATTTTTGAGGAAGAGATTCGCAAACAGGTACTACTAGCTGTTGATGAGGCCGATGTTATAACCTTCCTAGTAGATGCGCAGGAGGGAATAACCGATATGGATGAGGCTGTTGCAGATATTCTTCGTAGAACACAAAAGCCAGTTTACCTGGTTGCCAATAAAGTTGATAATAACAATATCCGCATGCAGGCTGCAGAGTTTTACAGCTTAGGTTTGGGCGATCCTTGGTGCGTTTCATCAATAAATGGTTCTGGAACTGGCGATTTGCTTGATGAGGTGATCAAACATTTTGATGAAACACCGGAAACGGATGATGCAGAAGGAATTCCACGTATTGCCGTTGTTGGACGACCAAATGTTGGTAAATCTTCCCTTATAAACACCTTTATAGGTGAGGAAAGAAATATTGTTACACCTATTGCTGGTACAACTCGCGATGCAATTGATACTCATTATCGAAAGTTCGGTCACGAATTCATTATAGTTGATACGGCTGGCCTTCGTCGAAAAAACAGGGTAAAGGAAGATCTCGAGTTTTACTCCGTTATGCGTTCAGTTAGGGCCATTGAAAGTTCCGATGTTTGCCTGCTGCTGATTGATGCTACCCAGGGGCTAGAACGACAGGATATGAATATTTTTAGTTTAATCGTTAGAAATAAAAAGGGTGTTGTTCTGGTTGTTAACAAGTGGGACTTGGTAGAGAAGGATAACAAGACTATGAAGGAATACACCGAACTACTTAAAGAGCGTTTGGCACCATTCAACGACATCCCAATTGTCTTTGCATCGGCATTAACCAAACAGCGCGTGTTTAAAGTGGTTGAAGAGGCAATGCAGGTGTACGAGAATAGGAAAAGAAGAGTATCCACTTCGGAACTTAACAATTTCTTACACGAGACCCTTGAAATAAAACAGCCGCCTATTTATAAGGGCAAACTTGTTAAAATAAAGTATGCAACTCAGCTCCCTACTCGTACTCCTCAGTTTGCGTTCTTTTGCAACCTGCCCCAGTATGTCAGAGACCCCTACAAAAGGTTTTTGGAAAATAGGCTTCGTGAACGATTCAATTTTTCGGGGGTACCAATTCAGATTTATTTCAGGGAAAAATAA